The Dethiosulfovibrio salsuginis genome contains the following window.
TGTCTGTGGGAGTCCCATAGAAGGGGCATACTGGTCACGTTAGGCCTTATCGGCCTTTTAGTCCTGTTCGCCATCGCAAGCCCTAGGACCTTTCTGAACCCCAGGATATACCGATCCTTTCTGTCCACCATACCTGTGACCGCAATTTTGGCCCTGGGCATGACCCTGCTGGTGGTGGTCGGAGAGATGGACCTGAGCTTCCCCTCTGTCTGCGCCGCCGCGGCCTACGTCTTCGCCGAGGCCTTTTTAGCCACAGGATCCGGGGCGGTGGCCTTTGGCCTGGCCATAGCATCGGGGGCCATAATGGGATGGATAAACGGCCTCATAGTTGTGAGGATAGGGGTCCCTTCCATAATAGCCACAATAGGGACCCAGTTTTTCTGGCGAGGGCTCATACTCCTCCTGTCCGACGGAATAGCCCTGAGCCTGGCGTCGGTCAGGGGCACCGATATCTACAGTCTGTTTGTGGGCCGGATGGCAGGAGAGATTCCGGTACAGTCCCTCTGGTGTCTGGCTATAGCTCTGGGGCTGGCTCTGCTGTTGAACCGCCACCCTTTCGGAGACTCGCTGCTTTTCATAGGGGATAACCGAAAGACCGCCGCCATGATGGGCATACCGGTGGCGAAGGTCAGGATAAAGGCCTTTATCCTGATGGGAGTCCTCTCCGCCTTCGCCGGGATCCTGGCGACCCTGGAGCTGGCCAACTGGTGGCCCACCCAGGGGGAGGGCTATATGCTACTGGTGTTCGCCTCGGTCTTCGTGGGAGGGACGTCGGCCTACGGAGGCGAGGGAACCATCTACGGAACCCTCATCGGGGCTATAATAATAGGGATAATAGAGGCAGGGATAGTCAGCGCCGGCCTTGCGGGATTTTGGACCAGGCTGGTCCACGGCCTGATAATCGTCGTATCGGTGTCCATCTACGCCACCATGGCCAGGAGACCTCAGGATATGTAACCTTAATAACCTAAAAGAACAGGAGGATTTTTCGTGAAAGCGGACTTTTTAGACTCCCATAATCGCCATTGGCTGGACGGGGAAAAGCTATTCAGGTATGGGCGATGGGCCAATGCCGATCATCTTTATGGTATCGCTGCGGAGTGTGGATTGAAGGCCCTTATGAAACTATTCGGTATGGGAATCGACATATCAACAGGAGCCCCTTCCGCAAAAGACGACAAGGTCCATATCCCAAAGATATGGAATAGATTTGACTCCTACAGATCAGGCATACAGGCAATATCCTATAGCTTGCCAGAGAACCCCTTTAGAGATTGGGACATATCCCAGCGATACACCAATGAATCCTATTTTCAGGAGTCAAACGTCAGACCTCATCGGGAAGGCTCCCTTGTGGTCCGCAAGTAAACGGAAAAGGCGATCATGGAGGGATTAATGTGATAAAGGTCTCTTTTGACGAGATAACAGACGTCCTCTTGGATATTTTTAGAGCCAACAGCGAGGCCCTGCCGGCGATATCTCCCTTTATAGTCAACAGAGACCTCTACGGAAAGGTCAGCTTAGTATTCAGAGAAGAGATAGAAGATCATCCTCAGACTAAAGAGGCCATCGAAAAAATATCAACCCTTATGGCTGAGAAGCTTGGCAACCACTGCGCTCCCTCCGATCGGATAGTTTTTTTCGAGCCCTCTCTGGACTCCGTCAAAATCGGTGGAGTATGTCACAGCATGGAGGAATTCCCCTCAGTCACAGTAGTGGATCGGGTCACCTGTGAAAGCGACTGGACAAAGATAGAGCCTGAAAAATCAGGATGTCCTAGGATAGTCTTTTTCTCCATAAAAGGGGGAGTCGGACGCTCGACGGCTACAGCTATAGTTGCCTGGGCTCTGGCTCAGGGGGGGAAGAAAGTCATGGTAGTGGATCTGGATCTAGAGTCCCCTGGCCTATCAAGATCCCTTCTTAGCGAAGATAAGCGACCTAGGTTTGGCGTTACCGACTGGCTGGTCGAGGATCTTGTTGAAAATGGCGATTTAGTGTTTAAAGACATGGTAGCCACCAGCGACCTCTCCTACGATGGAGAGATTTACGTCGTTCCAGCCCACGGTGATAAACCTGGCGAGTACATATCAAAACTGGGAAGGGTATGGATGCCAAAGACAACACCGGAAGGCAAGAGGGAGGCATGGCCGAGGAGATTAAACCGTCTCCTTCTGGATCTAGAGTCCACATTGGAGCCGGACGTAATACTAATAGACTCAAGATCGGGTATAGATGAAATAGCCTCCGCCTGCATCACCGACTTAGGAGCAGCTGGAATACTGCTATTTGCCCTGGACGGAGATCAAACATGGTCCGGCTACGAAGTGCTATTCAGACACTGGCTAAAAACCGGCGTGTCGGAGCTAATAAGAGAGAGGCTTCACGTTGTCGGAGCTATGATTCCCGACATAGACAAGGGCGATTATTTTAGGGAGCTACTTGAAAACTCCTGGAAGATATTTACCGACAATATTTACGACGAAATACCTGCCTTGAGCTCTCCCGAAAATGGGACAACGGAAGGGATCTATCCATTTAATTTTGACGAGGCGGACGAAACAGCTCCTCACTATCCCTGGCCGATAAGGTGGAACAGGGGATTTTCCTCGTTGAAGTCGATTCACTCAAAGATAACCACCATAGATAAGACACAGGTAAATGGAGTCTTCGGGTCTCTCGTCGAGGGCGTACAAAAAATCCTAGACACAGGAGGACCTCAGGATGATCGACGTTAATTTAATCAGAAGAGCCATCGTATCCGCCCTTTCCGATGGAACATCCAACTTCGGGACGCCTCCTGAACCGGCAAAAATCTATTTACCTAGAGCTCATATCAAGTCACTGAACCTTGAGGCAAACCTAGTTATAGGATCAAGAGGGGTCGGCAAGTCCTTTTGGACGTCGGTGCTAGGATCGCCAGAACTACGTAAATCGCTGAGTTCCTCCGTGAGACACATGGATAATACGGAGGTAAGAACAGGCTTTGCGTTAAACGGAGATATAAAGTCCTATCCAGACGGCGAAGCCTTCGCCCATCTGATCGAACAAAAACAGTCCCCCTACAATATATGGCGAGCTGTTGTAGGGAGATGCATAGCTAGCTTTTTAAAGATAAATATCCCAGCGAAAACGTGGCTGGAGTCGGTCCAGTGGGTCAGGGAAAACCCTGAAGACCTGGCTAAAATCATGGAAAAAGCGGATGAGGAGCTGGAATCCACGGGAAAAAAGTTACTGATACTTTTTGACGCCCTGGACCGATCCTGCAACGATTGGCAAACAATGGACATGGTGGTCAGGGATCTACTAAAGGTCATATTATGGTTAAAATCCTACAGCCGGATCCACGGCAAAGTATTCCTCAGGAAAGACCAGCTTGAAAGGACCATAACCGACTTCCCCGATTCCTCGAAACTACTGGCGACAAAGACCGAGTTAACATGGCAACATCACGACCTTCATGGTCTTCTGTGGCAGATCCTATGCAACGCACCGGACGAAAAAGGCGAAGCCATAAGGAATATATACGGCACTGTCATGGGAGCAAAGCCGGATAAAAATGGGGAGATCTGGCAAATCCATCAGGAAGCAAAGACAGAGGGAGAGTTGCAAAGATCTCTTTTTCAGTCCATCGCTGGGGCATGGATGGGGAAAGATCGACGTAGAGGGGCCCCATATATATGGTCGGTAAGACATCTCGCCGACGGAAAAGGACTTACCTCACCTAGATCTTTCCTGGCAGCCATAAAGGAAGCGGCAGAGGACTCTATAGAACACTATCCTTCCTATGACCTCCCACTTCATTACGAAAGCATAAAAAGAGGGGTAGCCAGAGCCTCTCAAATCCGAATAGAGGAGATAGCCGAGGATTATCCATGGGTTACTAAACTGCTTCGACCTTTGAAAGGCATCTTACTGCCCTGCCCCTTTAATGCCATAGAGGAAAGATGGGTGCGGAGCTTTCCCTCTGGAATAGACAAGACAGCCAGAGACCGCCTTCCGCCGCAACAGGCAGAAGAAGGATGGAAGTCGGTACTTCAGGAAATAGAGACTCTGGGCATAGTGGAAACCATGAGGGACAACAGGATAAATATGCCCGACCTCTACCGTATCGGCTTTGGCCTGGGGAGAAAGGGTGGAGTGAAGCCTAAAAGAAAGGAATAGTAGCTGAGCCGTCGGGATTTCCCGACGGCTCAGCTTAAAAGGCCAGTATCGATTCAGGGGGAAAGGACAGCCCAACAGGCTCACCTACACCGGGCCCATCGCCAGCGGCCTCCACCGTCAAGGTCTCCCCGGACTCCAGGACGACGGAATAACGAACCGAGGGGCCCATGAAGGTCCTCTTCGACACCCGACCGGAAAGGGCCCCCTCCCCGGACGGGACCAGCTTTATGGCTTCCGGCCTCAACGAGACCTCCCCCAGATTCGGCAGTATTACCCTGTTTACCCTGCCCAGGAAGTCGGCGACGAAGGGTGTTGAGGGCCTTCTGTACAGCTCCTCCGGCGATCCCTGCTGCTCTATCTTCCCGGCGTTCATCACCACTATACGGTCGGCGATGCCCATGGCTTCCTCCTGGTCGTGGGTCACGAACACCGTGGTGACCCCCAGCCGCTCCAACACCGACCGAAGGTCCTCCCTCAGATCCGACCTGAGCCTGGCGTCCAGGTTGGACAGGGGCTCGTCCAGAAGGAGCAGCTCCGGCTCCACCACCAGGGCCCTGGCCAGTGCAACCCTCTGCTGCTGCCCACCGGATATCTCCGAGACCTTCCTGCCGCCGTAGCCCTCCAGCCTGACCAGCTCCAGAATGGTGGACACCTTTTCGTCTATCTCCGACTCCCTCAGCTTCCTTCGTCTCAGGCCGTAGGCGACGTTTTCCGCCACATCCAGATGGGGGAAAAGGGCGTAGTTCTGGAACACCATTCCTATGTTTCTCCGGCCAGGCGGCAGAGGGGAAATATCCCTTCCTCCCAGAAATATCCCACCACGGTCGGGCTCCAGCAGACCGGTGGTTATCCTGAGGGCGGTGGTCTTTCCGCATCCCGACGGCCCAAGGAGACAGCATACCTGTCCCACGGGAACCTCAAGGCTGAAGTCCTCCAGAACCGGGGTTTCACCGTAACTCTTGCTGACCCTCTCCAGACGAAGGCCCTCTAGGCCGCCCTTCGCAGGCTCTCTCCCCAAGATGTTCCACCTCCTTTGCTCTTTGACGATATGACCGTTATCCCGGCGATACCGGCCAGTGACAGGGCTATCATCACAACCGACATGGCGGCAGCTGGCCCTATCTGTCCCTTGTACACCGCCTCGAACACGTCGATGGACAGCAGTTTAGTGCCCGGGGAGACTATGAATATCAAAGCCCCAACCGCCTGGACCGACGCCACGAAAGAGTGTAGGGCCGTAACCACCATGGCGGGCCTCACCGAAGGCAAGGTCACCCTGAAAAATGTGCCGACGGCGGAATCCCCTAAGGTCGAGGCGGCGTCCTCGATGGATCGATCCTGCTGCTCCAGGACGCTGACGCCGGACCTTATACCCAAGGGTAGCTCCCTGACCACCGAGAGGATCAGGACCAAGGTCCAGGTCCCAGCTAGGAGCAGAGGAGGCCTGTTGAAGGCCAGGATATAGGCCACCCCGAAAAAGGTCCCAGGCACGGCCACAGGGGCGGTGGACAGCAGATCCAGAAGCCTCCTTGCCGTACAGGATCGGGTTATGAGCCAGGCCCCAGCCATCCCTGCGGTGGCGGTAACGGCGGCGGTGGCGGAGGCGAAGATAAATGTGTTCACCATCCCTCTAAACCCCCTCTGGAACCCCTCCTGAAAGTGGGCCAAGGTCAGGCCGAAGTTGGCTCCTAGATGCTTGGTGAAGGCCGCCAGAAAGACCGACAGAAGGAGCATATAGACCAGGGTGGAGAAGGCCATGGAAAGGGACCACATGGTTGCGGCTATGGCAGGAGGAAACTGGATATTCTTTCTACGTCCGCCCACGGAGCGACGAAAACCCTCTCCGGCTCCTTTGACCTTATTAAAGATCCAAAAGGCCACCAGACACACCGACAGGAGCAGGACGTTCATAGTGGCGGCGATCTCCAGGTTATAGGAGCCTATCAGCTGTGAATAGGAGGCGGCGGCCAGGTTGGTGAACCGACCGCCTAAGAACAGGGGCGTGCTGAAATCGGCCATGGACTTCATGAACACCAACACCATGGAGGCCAGCACTCCTGGCCTGAGGAGGGGCAGGGTCACGGTGCTGAAGACCTCCCACTCCGAGGCCCCTAGGGTCCTGGCGGCGTCCTCCGCCTGATCGTCGATGGAAAGTATGGCCGCGGACATTATCAAAAAGGCGGTGGTGGTCAGATTCATTATCTGGACCAGCACCACGCTGTGCCAGCCGTATATGGACAGGTTCAGCCCCAGGAGCTTATAGGTTATGAGGCCGTTTCGACCGAACAGGAAGATATATGACAAAGAGGCGACGAACCCCGGTATGACAAGAGGAACCACAGCAGCGGTCCTGAAAAGCCCCTTAAAGGCCATGGAGGTCTTGAAGGAGACCAGGGCAAGACAGCTCCCCATCAAGGTGGAGGCCACGGCGACGAAGGCCGCGACCGCTCCGCTCTGCCACAGTATCTTTACCATGTGGGGTTTAGTGAAAAAAGCCACCATGTTGTCCAACCCCAGGCTTCCTTTGTGGGAGAAGCTCCTCATGAGGACCATGACCGACGGATAAAGGACGAAGAGCAGCAAAAAAGCCAGGAACGCCGTGGGAAGTAACACGGCGTTCCTCCTTGAGTAATAGGTCATGCCACCTGGACGATCAGTTCAGGTGAGGATAGCGGCTTCCAAACTCCTCGAGGACCGAGTCCCTGGCCTCTCCCCACTTCAGGTGATCGTAGGGAACCAGGTTCAGGTCCTTCAGGCTGGGGACTCCGGAGGACGGCTCGATATCGGTGGCGGGGACCCTGGGGCTGGCCTCCATGAGGACCTTCTGTCCCTCCGGGGATAGCGACCAATCGACGAACTTCTTCGCACCCTCCATGTTTTTTGTGCCGGCGACTATGGCCACAGGGGAGGGCCAAGCCAGGACTCCGTCCTCAGGGAACACCGTGACCACCGTAGCGTCGGGGTTGTTCATCTTTATGCTGTGAGGATCGGGAACAAGACCCACGGTAAACTCGCCCTGGACCGTCTTGGTTCCGGGGGTGCTTCCGCTTTTCTCCAGGAAGGGGATGTTTCCGTAGAGCCTGTCCAGATAGCTCCAGCCCTCTTTTTCACCGAAAAGCTGTAGTATGCCCGAGACGGTGGTGTAGGCGGTACCGGAAGTCCTGGGATTGGAGGAGATAACCTCGTCCTTAAAGGCGCCATCCGCCAGATCCTCCCACTTGGAGGGGACCGCAAGCCCTCTGGACTGAGCCCTGTCGGTGTTAACCAGAAGCCCTACCACGACCAGGGACACGGCGGTCCAGTAGCCCTCAGGGTCCCTGAAAGCCTGGTTTACCCTCTCGGAGTTAGGGGAGAGATAGGGAACTATCAGGCCGTCGGCCTTGGCCTGGATGAAGGCGTCGGAGCCACCGCCAAGCCAGATGTCGGTCCTTGGGTTGGCGCTCTCCGCCTTCAGCCTGGTCAGGACCTCGCCGGACGACATAGGCAGGAACTCGACCTTTATGCCAGTGGCCTTCTCAAACGCCGAGGCTATAAGCTCGGGCTTGCCGTAGGCCACGTACATGTTCAGCTTGCCCTCATCTGCGAAGGCCCCTGACATGGACGATATGAGCACCGTGATGGTCAGGGTAAAAATAGATATCCTTTTTATCATGATTATTCCTCCTTTTTATTCTGTGTCGCAAGGAGGATTATATCAGAATCTCTGGTTTGATCCACAGGCGATCGACTATTTCGACTTGACCTTAAAGTGGAACAAGCCTCTACCGCTCGTCGAAATTGAGACTCCAGCTTAGCCATTTATAGACATCCTAACGGTCTCGGCCACGACATCGGAAACTCGTCCGCTATAGGCAGCCAAACCACCCCAGCCCGCCACGGTCTCGTCATCGTCACTAGGATCAAGGGATGAGATATCTTTAGAGTAAACCCGGTCTCCCTCGTAATAAAAGCTATGAGTCCTGAAATCGAGCCCCAAAGCCTGAGTTATCATCTTGGAGATCCCAGGATTGCTATAGGGGAGATCGAGCAGTTGGGATATAAGCCTGATCTTCGAGCCCTGATCTATCCCCTGCCCCTTGATCGCATCGATAGCCCAAACGATATCCAGGACATTGGAGGAGTGAGTAGTAACCGTGCTTTTTACATACTCCTGATCCTGAGAGAGCTTGAAAAGCTGCAAAAAACGCTTTTCCCCGTTCCCTGAGCACCGACCAGAAGGGTAAGATCTCCAAATTCAACGGATACATCTGCAAACTGACCTACATTCAAAACGCTGAACTTCATACAGTCCCCTCCCTCATCGGGGAAAATATACCCAAGCTCCGACAGGTGTGTCGGGGCCCTTGTCTTACAGCCGTAATTTTTCCTGGATAGCGTCTTTAAGGAGGTCTGAGTAGTTCAGTCTAGCCTGATCCGCCTGGACCTTCATCCACATAGGAATAGTTGTGGTTACCTTTGTGGCTTTGTTATGCTTGGCGTAGCGATAGGGAGGCATGAACACCTCTATTACCACTAGGTATTCGTTCTCACCTAAACCTGTGGCAAGTTCTTTTACAGGGGAAGGCTCAGGGATGATCTCACCGCTTCGCTCCATGTCCCATAGATGCCAGGAGAGGATCTCCTTGGCCTTTTTAATCCCATCGGCCTCGCTGTCAGCACAGGAGACGCAACCGGGAAGATCGGGAAATTCGACAGCATAACCGTCGTCATCGCAGGTAAACACAGCAGGATAGATATACGTATCTTTCATAATTTTGCCTCCTTTCAAAAAGGATAAATCACTTTAACCTAGCCTGTTTTAGAATACTGGCAGCTGTCTTTGGGTGTAGATCTTTCTTGGGATGAGGAACAGTAACCCTACCTGGCTTAACAGCGTGCTTGAAGTGATGATGGCTACCTTCTACATCGACTAGAAACCAGCCATCATCCTTAATAAGTTTGATAATCTCCCTCGAACTGTAAGGCATATCGTCGCCTCCTCTAGCCCCTTCATTCTACACGTATATTCACACGTGTCAATAAAGAGCGTAACGATAGGAGAACAGACAAGGACGATTGCTAAAAAAAGCCGACGGTCCTAATGGGCCGCCGGCACAGTCGCCGTCACAACGATTACAGCTTGGACCCTATCAGCTTTCCCAACCTCTCGGTTCCGAGGCGGATATTATCCTCGGTTACACCTCCGAAGCTTATCCTCATGCAGTCGCTTCCCATTCCGTTGCCCTCTATGAAGAAACCCTCTCCAGCCACGTAGGCGACCTTTACGTCCGGGTTCGACGTGGCCTCCACGAGCAGGTCGGTGGTGTTGATCCCCCCTGGGATCTCAGCCCAGGTGAAAAGGCCTCCGTCGGGGAAGGTCCTCTTGGTTCCCTCGGGGAAGAATTTGTCTATACACTCTATCATCACGTCCCGCCTATGGCGGTAGAGCTCGCACATCGCCCTGTGGTGCTCGGGATAGTGGCCCCTCTTGAAGAACTCGGCGCAGACGACCTGGGGAAGCATAGAGGTGTGGGAGTTGGTCGCCGATTTGGCATCTATTATCTTGGCGGTTATCTCCGGCTTCGCCAGGACGTAACCGAGCCTGCTGCCAGGGGAGAATATCTTCGAGAAGCTGTTGGCCAACACAGTGTGTCCCGTCTCGTCAAAGGACTTTATCGGCGGCAGGTCCGTCCCACTGTAGCGGATGTCCCGGTAGGGATCGTCCTCCAAGATTATGACGTCGTGCTCGCTCCCCAGCTGGGCTATTTTTTTTCGTCTCTCCAGGGAGAGGGTTCTGCCCGTGGGGTTTTGGAAAGTGGGGATGACGTATACCATCTTGGGGCGATATTTCAGTATCTTGGCCTCCAGATCGTCGGTCACCATTCCGTCGTCGTCCATGGCGACGCTGACGCACCGGGCCTGGAACATCTCGAAGATCTCCACCGACTGGACGAATGTGGGCGACTCCACAAGTATGACGTCCCCTGGCTCGATGTAGAGCTGGCAGAGGAGGTTCATGCCCTCCAGGCCTCCGGTGGTTATTACCACCTCGTCGGGATTGGCCGAGACTCCCTTAGGGGTCAACAGGTGTTCGACGACCACCTCTCTGAGGTCCGCCAGTCCTGGCACAGGGCCGTACTGCAACGACTCTATACCCCTTTTCTCCCTGGTCATGACGTCGTTCACTATTTCCCGAACCAGCTCAACCGGAAGGGCTTCCTTCGCCGGGGCCCCTCCTCCGAAGGAGATTATCCCAGGATCGTTCATGGCCCCGAAGAGATTCCTTATTATCGCCGCAGATTTAGCCATCTGGGCCATACGGCCCGCAAACTCTGGCATGGTAACACCTCTTTTCCAGGATTTCGGGCCATTATACAGCCTACGAGCGAAAATGGCCCCTTCTAAACCACTTTTAGAGCTTTCAAGGCGGTCACCGCAAGAGCTCGAGAATAAAGTTTTATAAACATAACTCTTTGTCGCTCTTGCTCAAAAAAACCTCTCATCTGACTCATCCCAAAATATACAAAGTATTTCCCTTTTCCCGTTTGTTTCCAGGCCGTTCTGGTGTTATCATTGGTACAGCATTGGTTATGCTATTCCAATCACATAGTCCGGTTTTCCACGAACACGGAAGGGGAGGAACTACATGGACAGTTGCACGTGTTGCACCAACAAGGGGTACGATGATCTCGGGGCGTTCATCGATGCCCTGCCGAGCAAGAAGGGGGAGCTTATAACCGTTCTCCACCAAGCTCAGTCGATCTTCGGCTACCTGCCTAGAGAGGTCCAGGAATTCATCGCAGAGAAGCTGGACCTGCCTCTGGCCAAGGTATACGGCGTCGTCAAGTTTTACTCGTTTTTCACCATGACACCTAAGGGCAAGCACCCTATCTCGGTGTGCATGGGAACCGCCTGTTACGTAAGAGGGGCGGAGGATGTGGTCCACGAGCTATCCCGCCAGCTTGGCATTCCGGTCGGAGGGGTCACTGAGGACGGAAAATTCTCCTTGGACACCCTGCGTTGCGTGGGAGCCTGCGGCCTCGCTCCGGTGGTAATCATCGGAGAGAAGGTCTACGGACGGGTCGACGCCAAGAAAGTGGCTGGAATACTGGCGGAGTACGCCGAGTAGAGGGGGTTCGGTCATGACAAACATCAAATCTCTGGACGAGCTTAAGAAGTTAAGGGATCAGAAAAGGGCTGCCACCGATCTCAGGGAAAAGGGTCAGAACATCGAAGACCTCATCGAGATCAAGGTGAGCATGGGAACCTGCGGCATAGTCGCAGGGGCCAGGGAGACCCTTTCCTCCATGATGGAGATGGCGAGAGACAAAGGCCTTGATAACGTGGTCTTCACCCAGACCGGCTGCATGGGCTACTGCCACAGCGAGCCCACGGTGGAGATAACCCGTCCTGGACAGGACCCTGTGGTCTTCGGAAACGTCGCCGGGGAGCGAGTAGCCGAGATAGTCGAAAAATACATCCTCAACGGAGAGCTTGTGGACGGGATAATTCCGACCGCCTACAAGACCATCCACGAGTAAGCCAGGTTGAGGGGGAGTTTTTCGATGAGCAACGTAAAAATGCACGTGTTGGTCTGTGGTGGAACTGGCTGTCTTTCCTCAAGAAGTCAGGAGATCATAGATAACTTCAAGAAGTGCCTCGCCGAGCGTAGGTTGGACCAGGAGATCAAGGTGATCACCTCCGGCTGTTTCGGCTTCTGCGAGAAAGGACCTATCGTCAAGATAGCCCCGGACAACACCTTCTACGTCAGCGTCACCCCGGAGGACGTGGAGGAGATCGTCGAGGAGCACATAGTCAAGGGACGTAAGGTCTACAGGCTTCTCTTCACCGATCCTAACACCGCAGAGCATGTCTCTGACTCGAAGCACATGGACTTCTACAAGAAGCAGATGAGGATAGCCCTCAGAAACTGCGGCTTTATCGATCCTGAGAACATAGACGAATACATCGCCCAGGACGGATACTTGGCTCTAGGCAACATCCTTGAGTCCATGACCCCAGCAGAGGTCATCGATGTCATGAAAAAGTCGGGCCTCAGAGGCCGTGGGGGCGGCGGCTTCCCCACAGGGCTCAAGTGGGAGTTCGCGTCAAAGTTCCACTCCGACGACGGCAAGTACGTCATATGCAACGCCGACGAGGGAGACCCGGGCGCTTTCATGGACCGGTCCATCCTCGAGGGAGACCCTCACTCCATAGTTGAGGCCATGACCATCTGTGGTTACGCCATAGGGGCCAACAATGGCCTTGTCTACATCCGCGCCGAGTATCCTCTGGCGGTCAAGAGGCTTCGCAGAGCCATAGAGGATGCCAGAAATAGCGGCCTTCTTGGAGATAATATCCTGGGAAGCGGCTTCTCCTTCGACATAGACATCCGCTACGGGGCGGGAGCCTTCGTCTGCGGCGAGGAGACGGCACTGATCCACTCCATGGAGGGAGAGAGAGGCGAGCCGACGAGCAAGCCGCCCTTCCCAGCGGAGAAGGGGTTCTGGGGCAAGCCCTCCAACGTCAACAACGTCGAGACCTTCGCCAACGTTCCAGCCATATTCCTTAAGGGAGCGGACTGGTTCTCCTCTATAGGCAGCGAGAAGAGCAAGGGAACCAAGGTCTTCGCCCTGGCGGGCAAGGTAAACAACGTCGGCCTGGTGGAGGTCCCCATGGGAACCACACTCAGAGAGGTTATCTTCGAGATAGGCGGAGGTATCAGAGACGGCAGGAAGTTTAAAGCCGTCCAGACCGGTGGCCCCTCCGGCGGATGTCTCACCGAGAAGGACCTGGACACCCCCATAGACTTCGACAACCTCCTGGCCGCTGGATCGATGATGGGCTCGGGCGGTATGATCGTCGTCGACGACACCGACTGTATGCCAGCGGTGGCAAAGTTCTACCTTGAGTTCACCGTCGAGGAGTCCTGCGGCAAGTGCACCCCCTGCCGGGTGGGCAACAAGAGGCTCCACGAGATACTGGAGAAGATCACCGACGGCAAGGGCACCATGGAGGACCTCAAGACCTTGAAGGACCTGTCCAACGTAATAAAGGACACCTCCCTCTGCGGACTGGGACAGACCGCTCCTAACCCGGTGCTGTCCACCCTTAACAGCTTCTGGGACGAGTACGTGGCCCACGTCAAGGACCACAAGTGCCCTGCGGGAAGGTGCAAAAAGCTGCTCTCCTTCACCATAGATCCCAGCAAGTGCATAGGCTGCACCATGTGCGCCAAGATATGTCCCGCCGGAGCCATCTCGGGATCGGTGAAGAAGCCTCACGTCATCGATCAGGAAAAATGCGTCAAGTGCGGTGCCTGTGTGGACACCTGCAAGTTCGGCGCAATTTTAAAGGGATAACCGGAGGGAGTGACCAATATGAGCAAGATGATAGACCTGACCATCGACGGCAGGCCTGTATCGGTTCCCGAAGGGAGCACCATACTGGACGCCGCCAAGAAACTGGACATAAATATCCCAACCCTGTGTCACCTCGACCTGGAGGGGACCCCTATGGTCAACAAAGCGGCCTCCTGC
Protein-coding sequences here:
- a CDS encoding ATP-binding protein: MKFSVLNVGQFADVSVEFGDLTLLVGAQGTGKSVFCSFSSSLRIRSM
- a CDS encoding ABC transporter permease: MLLPTAFLAFLLLFVLYPSVMVLMRSFSHKGSLGLDNMVAFFTKPHMVKILWQSGAVAAFVAVASTLMGSCLALVSFKTSMAFKGLFRTAAVVPLVIPGFVASLSYIFLFGRNGLITYKLLGLNLSIYGWHSVVLVQIMNLTTTAFLIMSAAILSIDDQAEDAARTLGASEWEVFSTVTLPLLRPGVLASMVLVFMKSMADFSTPLFLGGRFTNLAAASYSQLIGSYNLEIAATMNVLLLSVCLVAFWIFNKVKGAGEGFRRSVGGRRKNIQFPPAIAATMWSLSMAFSTLVYMLLLSVFLAAFTKHLGANFGLTLAHFQEGFQRGFRGMVNTFIFASATAAVTATAGMAGAWLITRSCTARRLLDLLSTAPVAVPGTFFGVAYILAFNRPPLLLAGTWTLVLILSVVRELPLGIRSGVSVLEQQDRSIEDAASTLGDSAVGTFFRVTLPSVRPAMVVTALHSFVASVQAVGALIFIVSPGTKLLSIDVFEAVYKGQIGPAAAMSVVMIALSLAGIAGITVISSKSKGGGTSWGESLRRAA
- a CDS encoding ABC transporter ATP-binding protein, whose translation is MGREPAKGGLEGLRLERVSKSYGETPVLEDFSLEVPVGQVCCLLGPSGCGKTTALRITTGLLEPDRGGIFLGGRDISPLPPGRRNIGMVFQNYALFPHLDVAENVAYGLRRRKLRESEIDEKVSTILELVRLEGYGGRKVSEISGGQQQRVALARALVVEPELLLLDEPLSNLDARLRSDLREDLRSVLERLGVTTVFVTHDQEEAMGIADRIVVMNAGKIEQQGSPEELYRRPSTPFVADFLGRVNRVILPNLGEVSLRPEAIKLVPSGEGALSGRVSKRTFMGPSVRYSVVLESGETLTVEAAGDGPGVGEPVGLSFPPESILAF
- a CDS encoding ABC transporter substrate-binding protein; protein product: MIKRISIFTLTITVLISSMSGAFADEGKLNMYVAYGKPELIASAFEKATGIKVEFLPMSSGEVLTRLKAESANPRTDIWLGGGSDAFIQAKADGLIVPYLSPNSERVNQAFRDPEGYWTAVSLVVVGLLVNTDRAQSRGLAVPSKWEDLADGAFKDEVISSNPRTSGTAYTTVSGILQLFGEKEGWSYLDRLYGNIPFLEKSGSTPGTKTVQGEFTVGLVPDPHSIKMNNPDATVVTVFPEDGVLAWPSPVAIVAGTKNMEGAKKFVDWSLSPEGQKVLMEASPRVPATDIEPSSGVPSLKDLNLVPYDHLKWGEARDSVLEEFGSRYPHLN
- a CDS encoding ABC transporter permease; the encoded protein is MRCLWESHRRGILVTLGLIGLLVLFAIASPRTFLNPRIYRSFLSTIPVTAILALGMTLLVVVGEMDLSFPSVCAAAAYVFAEAFLATGSGAVAFGLAIASGAIMGWINGLIVVRIGVPSIIATIGTQFFWRGLILLLSDGIALSLASVRGTDIYSLFVGRMAGEIPVQSLWCLAIALGLALLLNRHPFGDSLLFIGDNRKTAAMMGIPVAKVRIKAFILMGVLSAFAGILATLELANWWPTQGEGYMLLVFASVFVGGTSAYGGEGTIYGTLIGAIIIGIIEAGIVSAGLAGFWTRLVHGLIIVVSVSIYATMARRPQDM
- a CDS encoding ParA family protein produces the protein MIKVSFDEITDVLLDIFRANSEALPAISPFIVNRDLYGKVSLVFREEIEDHPQTKEAIEKISTLMAEKLGNHCAPSDRIVFFEPSLDSVKIGGVCHSMEEFPSVTVVDRVTCESDWTKIEPEKSGCPRIVFFSIKGGVGRSTATAIVAWALAQGGKKVMVVDLDLESPGLSRSLLSEDKRPRFGVTDWLVEDLVENGDLVFKDMVATSDLSYDGEIYVVPAHGDKPGEYISKLGRVWMPKTTPEGKREAWPRRLNRLLLDLESTLEPDVILIDSRSGIDEIASACITDLGAAGILLFALDGDQTWSGYEVLFRHWLKTGVSELIRERLHVVGAMIPDIDKGDYFRELLENSWKIFTDNIYDEIPALSSPENGTTEGIYPFNFDEADETAPHYPWPIRWNRGFSSLKSIHSKITTIDKTQVNGVFGSLVEGVQKILDTGGPQDDRR